A region from the Papaver somniferum cultivar HN1 unplaced genomic scaffold, ASM357369v1 unplaced-scaffold_10985, whole genome shotgun sequence genome encodes:
- the LOC113328490 gene encoding uncharacterized protein LOC113328490, producing the protein MGNVDEDTDEHLQGLGDDRTWNDGFRQKQYRHWIIVSSNVGVSCSAVGEQETSKQIWDAIKARNLGDDQVKETRLQTLMYEFDRIKMKEADTIDNFAGKLSEIASKAATLGQPIDENKLVKKFLNSLPRSKYIHIIASLEQVLDLKSTGYEDIIGRLKVYEERTLDEDNTGETQGKLLFTNSYQQSTTTMTKGRGRGRGARGSKGRGRGGRIQKKQEANKNETEEADTDLFMHEVVFLNEEKLIPKNDETKDSEEGVWYLDNGASNHMSGKKHYFSELNEKIKGKVKFGDGSNIEIKGK; encoded by the exons ATGGGCAATGTGGATGAAGATACTGATGAACATTTACAAGGTTTGGGAGACGATCGAACCTGGAACGATGGATTTAGACAAAAACAATATCGCCATTGGATTATTGTTTCAAGCAATGTCGGAGTCTCTTGTTCTGCAGTTGgagaacaggaaacttcaaagcaGATATGGGATGCAATCAAAGCACGTAACCTCGGAGATGATCAAGTTAAAGAAACACGTCTACAGACCTTAATGTATGAATTCGACAGAATAAAGATGAAAGAAGCTGATACTATCGATAACTTTgctggaaagctatcagagatagcctcaaaagctgcaacTCTTGGACAACCTATTGATGAAAACAAACTGGTGAAGAAGTTTCTAAATAGTCTGCCAAGATCCAAGTACATTCACATCATAgcctctctcgaacaagtcttagactTAAAAAGTACAGGCTACGAAGATATAATTGGGAGACTAAAAGTATATGAAGAAAGAACCCTTGATGAAGATAACACTGGAGagactcaaggaaaactcttgttcACAAACTCCTATCAACAAAGCACTACAACAATGACAAAAGGAAGAGGTCGTGGTAGAGGTGCTAGAGGAAGCAAAGGACGAGGTAGAGGAGGAAG aatacaaaagaaacAAGAGGCAAATAAGAACGAAACAGAGGAAGCCGATACTgatcttttcatgcacgaagtggtATTCTTAAATGAAGAGAAATTAATACCAAAGAACGATGAAACAAAAGATAGTGAAGAAGGAGTATGGTACTTAGATAACGGAGCCAGCAACCACATGTCTGGTAAGAAACATTATTTCTCTGAGCTCAacgagaaaatcaaaggaaagGTGAAGTTTGGAGATGGTTCTAATATAGAGATTAAAGGGAAATGA